One genomic region from Mycoplasmopsis meleagridis encodes:
- the rnr gene encoding ribonuclease R — protein MVKELEIYKILIKYAPIDYLTLARKANIKKHQNSELTSILKKLKNNNKITENKDHTYSPVSLVESVEGKIEYASEGKFAFVNVEENSEKNKSIFIPKNEFNGAFNGDIVKVNVLRYLNGDSKDFGKVTEILESKIKTISGIIKFKNNRFFFEPINKNFKNFFFTIIDSSIVLENEIVVSAEILKKSRNNFCEISIINKIGDLNDPMVFVNSYLVDNNVSSNFSKKVLAEALKLPNEIDKSGIINRLDLRNETIVTIDGNDTKDFDDAISVKINSDNTYELGVHIADVSYYVKENSEIDKEALKRGTSIYLVNKVIPMLPEKLSNGICSLNPNVDRFTLSTIITIDKNGNTLKCEIKPTIIRSKYRLTYDRVNQFINENKLFDDNKLNEMLDKAVELAKIIRKYKNDQGYIDFEIKEPYVKTNDKGEVLDIIVKETGFAENLIEDFMMRANEEVALYLAKHKFPAMYRIHEKPSEEKLIMFKEILNELNINVEIDMNNITPKSFRETIEKIKLQRDDEYTKMLFLRTMSKAIYSSNNIGHFGLASNNYCHFTSPIRRYPDLIIHRIIRDLVLNKDKSKVSYYNQILENIAKQNTESEALALLNERSTNDLKFAEYWKSKIGEKVTGQVLSIMPFGLFVQFENHTEAMVHKTNMCDNEYEINDLKTEFKSQNRVIKIGDNVDVIISGADEKTGKVDAILYECFISQNFDKKGLNDKK, from the coding sequence ATGGTTAAAGAATTAGAAATATACAAAATACTAATCAAATATGCACCAATTGATTATTTAACTCTTGCGAGGAAAGCAAACATTAAAAAACATCAAAATAGTGAATTAACCTCTATTTTGAAAAAATTAAAAAACAATAATAAAATTACTGAAAACAAAGATCATACATATTCTCCTGTAAGTTTAGTTGAATCCGTTGAAGGAAAAATAGAATATGCTAGTGAAGGCAAATTTGCTTTTGTAAATGTAGAAGAAAATTCAGAAAAAAACAAAAGCATTTTTATTCCAAAAAACGAATTTAATGGTGCATTTAATGGTGATATTGTTAAAGTAAATGTACTAAGATATTTAAATGGTGATTCAAAAGATTTTGGTAAAGTAACTGAAATTTTGGAATCTAAAATAAAAACAATTAGTGGAATAATTAAATTTAAAAATAATCGTTTCTTTTTTGAACCGATTAATAAAAATTTTAAAAATTTCTTCTTCACAATAATAGATAGTAGTATAGTCCTTGAAAATGAAATTGTTGTTTCGGCAGAAATTTTAAAAAAATCAAGAAATAATTTTTGTGAAATATCAATAATTAACAAAATAGGCGATTTAAATGATCCCATGGTTTTTGTTAACTCATATCTTGTTGACAATAACGTTTCTAGTAATTTTTCTAAAAAAGTTCTTGCAGAAGCTTTAAAACTTCCCAATGAAATAGATAAAAGCGGAATAATAAATAGACTAGATTTAAGAAATGAAACAATTGTTACTATTGACGGAAACGATACAAAAGATTTTGACGATGCAATTAGCGTAAAAATAAATTCAGACAATACTTATGAATTAGGTGTTCATATTGCTGATGTTTCCTATTATGTAAAAGAAAATTCAGAAATAGACAAAGAAGCTTTAAAAAGAGGAACATCAATTTATTTAGTAAATAAAGTTATTCCCATGCTACCAGAAAAACTTTCGAATGGAATATGTTCTTTAAATCCCAATGTTGATCGTTTTACTTTAAGCACAATAATTACAATAGACAAAAATGGTAATACCTTAAAATGTGAAATTAAACCTACTATAATTCGTTCTAAATATAGACTTACTTATGACAGAGTTAATCAATTTATTAATGAAAATAAATTATTTGATGACAATAAATTAAACGAAATGCTCGATAAAGCAGTCGAATTAGCAAAAATAATAAGAAAATATAAAAATGATCAAGGTTATATTGATTTTGAAATTAAAGAACCATATGTAAAGACTAATGATAAAGGTGAAGTTTTAGACATCATTGTTAAAGAAACTGGCTTTGCTGAAAATTTAATTGAAGATTTCATGATGAGAGCAAATGAAGAAGTTGCTTTATATCTTGCTAAACATAAATTCCCTGCAATGTATAGAATTCATGAAAAACCAAGTGAAGAAAAATTGATCATGTTTAAAGAAATTTTGAATGAACTTAACATTAATGTTGAAATAGACATGAATAATATTACACCCAAATCTTTTAGAGAAACTATTGAAAAAATCAAATTACAAAGAGATGATGAATACACTAAGATGCTTTTTCTTAGAACAATGTCAAAAGCAATTTATTCTTCTAATAACATAGGTCATTTTGGTTTAGCAAGCAATAATTATTGCCATTTTACGAGTCCAATTAGAAGATATCCAGATCTTATAATACATAGAATCATAAGAGATTTAGTATTAAATAAAGACAAAAGTAAAGTATCTTACTATAATCAAATTTTAGAAAATATTGCAAAACAAAATACTGAATCCGAAGCACTTGCTTTATTAAATGAAAGAAGTACAAATGATTTAAAATTTGCTGAATATTGAAAATCTAAAATAGGCGAAAAAGTTACAGGACAAGTATTGTCAATCATGCCTTTTGGTCTCTTTGTACAATTTGAAAATCATACTGAAGCAATGGTTCACAAAACTAATATGTGTGATAATGAATACGAAATTAATGATTTAAAAACTGAATTTAAAAGTCAAAATAGAGTTATTAAAATCGGTGATAATGTAGATGTAATTATTTCTGGTGCAGATGAAAAAACAGGTAAAGTTGATGCTATTTTATATGAATGCTTTATTTCTCAAAATTTCGATAAAAAAGGCCTAAATGACAAAAAATAA
- the rsgA gene encoding ribosome small subunit-dependent GTPase A, producing MKGRIYSIIAGKFNVKADNKFYELNAKGSFRYNDINPLVGDYVEFDLDGFIKKIYERKNYFIRPKVANIDHIIVVMSVKNPDFQSFLVDKYLALIESKNIVPIILVTKNDLGSSNEIEMYKEMNYKIYQIDYKKDDLVELFTPIFNHNTCSFMGQSGVGKTTIINKLLNLNLETKEISKNANRGKHTTRITKIYDFKNGSLIDTPGFSSLDIQMNKNELSKSFKIFRELSKLCKFKWCLHENEPEEFCNVKLNIGKKIPEKRYLNYLKLLKEAKNEK from the coding sequence ATGAAAGGAAGAATTTATTCAATTATAGCTGGCAAGTTTAATGTTAAAGCCGACAATAAATTTTATGAATTAAATGCTAAAGGAAGTTTTAGATATAACGATATAAATCCATTAGTTGGTGATTATGTAGAATTTGATTTAGATGGATTTATCAAAAAAATTTATGAAAGAAAAAATTATTTTATAAGACCAAAAGTAGCAAATATTGATCATATTATTGTAGTTATGTCAGTTAAAAACCCTGATTTTCAATCATTTTTAGTTGATAAATATTTAGCATTGATAGAAAGCAAGAATATTGTTCCTATTATTTTGGTAACAAAGAATGATTTAGGATCATCTAACGAAATAGAAATGTATAAAGAAATGAATTATAAAATATACCAAATAGACTATAAAAAAGATGATTTAGTAGAATTATTTACTCCAATATTCAATCATAATACATGTTCTTTTATGGGGCAAAGCGGGGTAGGAAAAACTACAATAATTAATAAGTTGCTAAATTTGAATTTAGAAACAAAAGAGATTTCAAAAAATGCTAATAGAGGTAAGCATACAACAAGAATTACAAAAATTTATGATTTTAAAAATGGCTCATTAATTGATACTCCTGGATTTTCTTCTTTAGATATTCAAATGAATAAAAATGAATTATCTAAATCTTTTAAAATTTTTAGAGAATTAAGTAAATTATGTAAATTTAAATGATGTTTACATGAAAATGAACCGGAAGAATTTTGCAATGTTAAACTTAATATAGGCAAAAAAATACCAGAAAAAAGATATTTAAATTATTTAAAGTTATTAAAAGAGGCAAAAAATGAAAAGTAA
- the gmk gene encoding guanylate kinase yields the protein MENRKLKPIVIFTGPSGVGKGTIEKFLFAYDNLKLAFSVSVTTRAPRQGEINGVNYFFVTKEDFKNKIANDELLEYNFHFDNYYGTLYKEIEKIHAEGNIPFLEIETQGAKKILSIPNIRNKFNIITFFVLPPSFAELEKRMLNRNTEDDEAIKLRLIKAKEELKEKDIFDYHIVNDIPEEAANEIKNIILKEIN from the coding sequence ATGGAAAATAGAAAATTAAAGCCCATTGTAATTTTTACAGGTCCATCAGGAGTTGGTAAAGGAACAATTGAAAAATTTTTATTTGCTTATGACAATTTAAAATTAGCATTTTCAGTTTCAGTAACTACTAGAGCACCACGTCAAGGAGAAATAAATGGAGTTAATTATTTTTTTGTTACGAAAGAAGATTTTAAAAACAAAATAGCAAATGACGAGCTTTTGGAATATAACTTTCATTTTGACAATTACTATGGAACTCTATATAAAGAAATTGAAAAAATACATGCAGAAGGAAATATTCCTTTCTTAGAAATAGAAACTCAAGGGGCAAAAAAGATTTTAAGTATTCCCAACATAAGAAATAAATTCAACATAATTACTTTTTTTGTTTTACCTCCATCTTTTGCTGAATTAGAAAAAAGAATGCTTAATAGAAATACAGAAGATGACGAAGCGATCAAATTACGTTTAATAAAAGCCAAAGAAGAATTAAAAGAAAAAGATATCTTTGACTACCATATTGTTAATGATATTCCTGAAGAAGCAGCAAACGAAATTAAAAACATTATTCTTAAAGAAATTAATTAA
- a CDS encoding PP2C family protein-serine/threonine phosphatase — MKIAKRTDIGIKRLENQDKVDIFQKEDFTLLILCDGMGGHFGGSLASTITINVFRDSFEKFLPLVHNLESFVNWFKETIAKVKNEMKIIANKDEAKLDMGTTLAACLVNEKENIMYVFNIGDSRIYVVNKYDDLKQITVDHNVLNRLINEENYRFEDAKLFPKWQALTSALGPNKRTKIEVFDLSKNLDQIKKIVATSDGVHAFIEHITFSNLLTLKIDLKDMCKRIIEEAILSHSTDNLSIGIIDLERN; from the coding sequence ATGAAAATAGCAAAGAGAACAGATATAGGCATAAAAAGGCTAGAAAATCAAGATAAAGTTGACATTTTTCAAAAAGAAGATTTTACATTACTTATTTTATGCGATGGTATGGGCGGCCATTTCGGGGGTTCACTAGCTTCAACTATTACAATTAATGTTTTTAGAGATTCATTTGAAAAATTTTTACCTTTAGTACATAATCTCGAATCTTTTGTAAATTGATTTAAAGAAACAATTGCTAAAGTTAAAAATGAAATGAAAATTATTGCTAATAAAGACGAAGCTAAACTTGATATGGGAACCACTTTGGCGGCATGTCTAGTAAATGAAAAAGAAAATATTATGTATGTTTTTAATATTGGCGATTCGAGAATTTATGTAGTAAATAAATATGACGATTTAAAACAAATAACTGTAGATCATAATGTTCTAAATAGATTAATAAATGAAGAAAATTATCGTTTTGAAGATGCTAAATTATTTCCTAAATGACAAGCATTAACGTCTGCTTTAGGCCCTAATAAAAGGACCAAAATAGAAGTATTTGACTTAAGCAAAAATCTTGATCAGATTAAAAAAATAGTAGCCACATCTGATGGAGTTCATGCTTTTATAGAACATATTACTTTTTCTAATTTATTAACTCTTAAAATAGATTTAAAAGATATGTGTAAGAGAATTATAGAAGAAGCTATTTTAAGTCATTCAACAGATAATTTATCAATTGGAATAATAGATTTGGAGCGTAATTAA
- the metG gene encoding methionine--tRNA ligase: MKTKPTFFITTPIYYASGNLHIGHLYCTIMTWIIKNYKKSQGYDVKFLTGSDEHGQKIANKAKINNLNPKEFVDKLINSYKEMWKDWNIDFDYFSRTTNPFHEETIKDIFSFFLNKKLIYKGKYEGLYSVEDEEYLTKNQAIEKNNEYFHPSSGHKLIKMSEESYFFSISKMQKWWEEYIKNHPSFLLPNKTVNELINNFVSHGLEDLSVTRNNVPWAIPIREDNEHTIYVWLDALFNYITALGYNINDENSSDYLKYWKNGDEIVHVLGKEIARFHFIYWPIFIHSIGIKQPTHIISHGLLRDKDGRKMSKSLNNVIAPEELLNNYHDEMIKYYFASQIIFGEDGNFSEEHLKNTINSDLVNNFGNLISRTLKMINNNFSNGLFYKQASDQIDKNIEEEILNFDKKYSLLMNEFKIDKGLKEAINLSDKLNKYIDLTQPWKLTNNLEKLEQILIRLLNGIYTVSYALQICLPKKMQEVASVLNIDSFEKNQLSNLNKFDGKKTADKYLLFNRIK, encoded by the coding sequence ATGAAAACTAAACCAACATTTTTCATTACAACTCCTATTTATTATGCTTCTGGTAATTTACATATTGGCCATCTTTACTGCACTATTATGACTTGAATTATTAAAAATTACAAAAAAAGTCAGGGATATGATGTAAAGTTTTTAACCGGCAGTGATGAGCATGGACAAAAAATTGCCAACAAAGCAAAAATTAATAACTTAAACCCAAAAGAATTTGTTGATAAGTTAATTAACTCATACAAAGAAATGTGAAAAGATTGAAATATTGATTTTGATTATTTCAGTAGAACAACAAATCCTTTTCATGAAGAAACTATAAAAGATATTTTTTCATTTTTTCTAAATAAAAAACTTATTTATAAGGGCAAATATGAGGGTCTTTATTCAGTCGAAGATGAAGAATATTTAACTAAAAACCAAGCAATAGAAAAAAATAATGAATATTTTCATCCTTCTTCAGGACATAAATTAATCAAAATGAGTGAAGAAAGTTATTTTTTTTCTATTAGCAAAATGCAAAAATGATGAGAAGAATATATAAAAAATCATCCTTCTTTTTTACTCCCTAATAAAACAGTAAATGAACTAATTAACAACTTTGTTTCACATGGTTTAGAAGACTTATCAGTAACTAGAAACAATGTTCCATGAGCAATTCCTATAAGAGAAGATAACGAACATACAATTTATGTTTGACTAGATGCCTTATTTAATTACATAACAGCGCTTGGGTACAATATTAATGATGAAAATTCTTCAGATTATTTAAAATATTGAAAAAATGGCGATGAAATAGTACATGTTTTAGGTAAAGAAATAGCTAGATTTCATTTCATTTATTGACCGATTTTTATTCATTCTATTGGCATAAAACAACCAACACATATTATTAGTCATGGGTTATTAAGAGATAAAGATGGAAGAAAAATGTCTAAATCTCTCAATAATGTTATTGCTCCTGAAGAATTATTAAACAATTATCATGACGAAATGATCAAATATTATTTTGCAAGTCAAATCATTTTTGGAGAAGACGGTAATTTTAGTGAAGAGCATTTGAAAAATACTATTAATTCTGACTTAGTTAATAATTTTGGAAATTTAATTTCTAGAACTTTAAAAATGATAAATAATAATTTTTCAAATGGCTTATTTTATAAACAAGCAAGTGATCAAATTGATAAAAATATAGAAGAAGAAATATTAAATTTTGATAAAAAATATTCTTTATTAATGAATGAATTTAAAATTGACAAAGGCTTAAAAGAAGCTATAAATCTAAGTGATAAATTAAATAAATATATCGATTTGACACAGCCTTGAAAATTAACTAATAATTTAGAAAAATTAGAACAAATTTTAATTAGACTTTTAAATGGTATATACACAGTTTCATATGCATTACAAATTTGTTTGCCAAAAAAAATGCAAGAAGTTGCATCAGTTTTAAATATTGATAGTTTCGAGAAAAATCAACTTTCTAATCTTAATAAATTTGATGGCAAAAAAACTGCAGACAAATACTTATTATTTAACAGAATAAAATAG
- a CDS encoding tRNA1(Val) (adenine(37)-N6)-methyltransferase → MTKNNNPNIVKNSLGYDSNLYIYQDKTMFNYSVDTILLANFVFINQKIKNILEIGTNNAALSIFLAERDEKLKIDALEIQEKAFKIAKMNVDYNEKNSQISLINADFNDFWKEKIKTSQMKYDSIVCNPPFFPIKNTKQSKKLTKEMLIATHEVKLTLENIIEGSAKIIEQKGYLTMVIPVERLVDCFFLLRKYKFEPKRVKFIIPRIYDKPKLVLVEARYQAGWGVHFLPNIYLHDSENKHIHIYREEVKKLYKPIRKKEK, encoded by the coding sequence ATGACAAAAAATAACAATCCTAATATAGTTAAAAATTCTCTTGGTTATGACTCTAATTTATATATTTATCAAGACAAAACAATGTTCAACTATTCAGTAGATACGATTTTATTAGCTAATTTTGTTTTTATAAATCAAAAAATAAAAAATATTCTTGAAATTGGCACTAATAATGCTGCTTTATCTATCTTTTTAGCAGAAAGAGATGAAAAATTAAAAATTGACGCTCTAGAAATACAAGAAAAAGCCTTTAAAATTGCAAAAATGAATGTCGATTATAATGAGAAGAATTCTCAAATTTCGCTTATTAATGCAGATTTTAATGATTTTTGAAAAGAGAAGATTAAAACATCACAAATGAAATATGACTCTATTGTTTGCAACCCTCCTTTTTTCCCAATTAAAAATACTAAGCAAAGTAAAAAGCTTACAAAAGAAATGCTCATTGCTACTCATGAAGTTAAACTTACTTTAGAAAATATTATCGAAGGTTCAGCAAAAATAATCGAACAAAAGGGATATTTGACTATGGTTATTCCAGTAGAAAGATTGGTAGATTGTTTTTTCTTGTTAAGAAAATATAAATTTGAACCAAAAAGAGTTAAATTTATTATTCCTAGAATTTACGATAAACCTAAACTAGTTCTAGTAGAAGCTAGATATCAAGCTGGTTGAGGAGTACATTTTTTACCTAATATTTACTTGCATGATTCTGAAAATAAGCATATTCACATCTATAGAGAAGAGGTTAAAAAACTTTACAAACCAATTAGAAAGAAGGAAAAATAA
- the secG gene encoding preprotein translocase subunit SecG, with protein MIVAIVFLVIIAFVIIVVSLLMSPDSNGFSGALVGSSDLELFKNSKERGYKKILKYTMLVGGIVIILLAIILRILIK; from the coding sequence ATGATAGTAGCAATAGTTTTTTTAGTAATTATTGCTTTTGTTATTATCGTTGTTTCACTATTAATGTCTCCTGATTCAAATGGCTTTTCGGGTGCATTAGTTGGCTCAAGCGATCTAGAATTATTTAAAAACTCAAAAGAAAGGGGGTATAAAAAAATTCTTAAATACACTATGTTAGTAGGGGGAATTGTCATTATCCTCTTAGCTATAATTCTAAGAATTTTAATTAAATAA
- a CDS encoding serine/threonine-protein kinase has product MSIIENSKIYEKYKIISNIGSGGFAKVFKVQEINDTSNTFYALKYFVSPKNSDEEISKKRFSQEIKVLSKVNSKYVAKFIDAYIGDNEQYIIMEYVDGINLKDKLSEGKLNIKTVQNYALQIADGLEELHASGIIHRDIKSNNIMITSERTVKIIDFGLALDDESQRHTQVTKIVGSLYYLAPELCKTNNKPTIKTDIYALGILIYEMLTGEYPFKGADAMQTIKKQEDSPLPDLVKIADVPQAFANVVIKATAKDPDKRYDSVYSLKTDLKTVLNPERSLEKPLDVKTIKIKKTFVDFINNKLTLYIGLGAIALLIVIIIIIAVLV; this is encoded by the coding sequence ATGAGTATTATTGAAAATAGCAAAATTTATGAAAAATATAAAATTATTTCAAACATAGGTTCTGGAGGCTTTGCCAAAGTTTTTAAAGTTCAAGAAATAAACGACACTAGTAATACATTTTATGCTTTGAAATATTTTGTTAGTCCAAAAAATAGTGACGAAGAAATAAGTAAAAAAAGATTTTCACAAGAAATAAAAGTTTTATCTAAGGTTAATTCTAAATATGTTGCTAAATTTATAGATGCATATATTGGCGACAATGAACAATATATTATTATGGAATATGTTGACGGTATTAATTTAAAAGATAAATTAAGTGAAGGAAAACTTAATATTAAAACTGTTCAAAATTATGCTCTACAAATAGCAGATGGGTTAGAAGAATTGCATGCTTCAGGTATTATTCATAGAGATATAAAAAGCAATAATATTATGATAACAAGTGAAAGAACTGTAAAAATAATAGATTTTGGTCTTGCGCTTGATGATGAAAGTCAAAGACATACACAAGTTACTAAAATTGTTGGCTCTCTCTATTATCTTGCCCCTGAATTATGTAAAACGAACAATAAACCAACAATTAAAACTGATATTTATGCTTTAGGTATTTTAATTTATGAAATGTTAACAGGAGAATATCCTTTCAAAGGTGCTGACGCAATGCAAACAATCAAAAAACAAGAAGATTCTCCATTGCCAGATTTAGTAAAAATTGCTGATGTTCCTCAAGCTTTTGCCAATGTAGTAATTAAAGCAACAGCAAAGGATCCTGATAAGCGTTATGATTCTGTTTATTCTCTAAAAACAGATTTAAAAACAGTTTTAAATCCTGAAAGAAGTTTAGAAAAACCTTTGGATGTTAAAACTATTAAGATCAAAAAAACTTTTGTTGATTTTATAAATAATAAATTGACTTTATATATTGGTTTAGGAGCAATCGCTTTGCTTATAGTAATTATCATTATCATAGCGGTTTTGGTCTAA